The DNA segment TTACACGGCCATATTGGCCAGCTAATTTTTGCGTAGTGTACATTTCATAACTTACAATTGCTTTACCAGCATAACCAATAAGGGAGCCTATACCTAAAGCACCCTGACGCAATTCCTCATCAAGAATGGCATGTACCTGATTTATTTGTTCATAGCTTGACTTATCATTAGCCCAGCCTTCATGACCATCTTTGCCCGACTCGCCTCTATGCTTGCTTAGGGTATATGGCATTGAAACATCTGGGCCAGTTAGATCCATCTCAGGATCATGAATACGCATACGTGCATATTCTTGCCCAGCTACTGCGCCAAAGTTCGCTTGAGTGTTACCTTCACGTTTAGCATACCACTCGGGGATATTTAACACGCCAACTTCAAAATCCATTTGCGTGGTAACACCGTCACGTAAGTTAACTTTTATTCCCCAAGGATCTAAGCCATGTTGCTCGTAATCAATAAAACCAGCAGTAACGACATGTCCGCTGGCATCAATAACCTCATCACCTGAAATGTCTTGTTCAGTAATCGCCATTATACGACCATCTTTTATGCCTACGTTACGCACCCCATCAAAGTTAGTTTCAGGGTCCATAACGCGGCCATTGTTAATCACCACGTCATAACTTACATTAGCTAGATTTACAGTTGATACATCACTTTCTGTTTGACTGCAGGCAGTAATAGTAGCTAAAAAACTTAGCGTGATTAATTTATTTTTCATTTATTTCCCTCACAATCAATACGTTATAGATGACATAAGCATTTGTCGTCATTTTAAATATAGTTGATGAATAACGAAGTGATACTTAAAATTATCACTTTAATGCCATGTAATATTTTATACTGTTTAAAACCGACAAATGGAAAACGGTGATATATCAAAGCGTGTGGATTTTTTAAAAATAGTATCAGCTAATAAACGTCCGCAGGCTGCAGATGTTGTCCACCCTTGCGCCCCTTGACCAGTATTAATGAATAAGCCGTCGACTTTTGTTTTTCCTAAAATAGCTATACCATCACAGCTCATAGGCCTAAAACCGGCCCAAGGATTTAATTGGTCGCGATCCATGTTTTGAGCAAAATCGGGAAAAACAGATTCAACCAAGCCAATTAAATTATCAATACGGTCTTGCGATATTTCAGGGTCAAAACCAGCAAACTCGGCTGTACCAGCAACTCTAAGTGTATTACCTAGCGGGTTAATACCCGCGTGTAAATTCATATCGGCAATGAGATGTTTAGGTTTGTTATCCCAACCATTCATAGGTATAGACAAAGAATAGCCTTTCGCCGGCTTTACTGGAACTTTAATGCCTAACGGCGCGAATAAGCTTGAGGCTTTTGCCCCGGTTGCGACAACAACCTTATCAGCTTGCATGCTTTGTCTATTTTTATTCATTTCTACATTAAACAACGTTGCCTGTTTGGTGATACTTGATACTGGCGAATTAAATAAAAACCTAACACCTCGTTGTTTTAATACGTTCGTCATTTGCTGACAAAAAATATGTGAATTACCCGCTTCATCGCCACTAAAAAGTAACGAACCAGATAATTTATCTTTAATGGGATTCAATGAAGGTTCGACATTAATTGTTGCTTGAGCATCAAGCATTTTAAAATCAGCATTCCCCATTTCTTTGAATATTTCAGATAAGTGTAAATGTTCATCCAGTGAACGCTGGTCGCGGAAAATCTTTAACGTACCATTTGATGAATGCCTATAATCAATTTTTGTATCTTGGCGAATTTGCTCAAGTAGCTCTACTGAGTAATTAGCCAATTTACCCGTTTGTCTATTAGCGTTTAAATAGTCAATCATATTGGCGTACTTTAAAAACTGCAATCCCCAAACAGTTAAATCTGGTATTGCTTTTAAACGAAATAACAATGGAGAATCTTTGCGGCCAAGGTATTTCAACATGACTTTTGCAATACCGGGAGCATTCCATGGATCAACAGCCGACGGGGTAATACCGCCACCGTTACCAAAGCTACACTCCATAGCAGCCCCTGAAGCGGCATCAATAACACTAACCTCAGCACCAAATTTATTTAAATAATAAGCAGTGGTGATTCCTTGCACCCCTGCGCCAATAACTACTATGTGCATAAAATACTCTTGTATGAACTTATACTTAACGATAAAGATGCTCTCAAATAAAATTAAAAAGGCAGGAACCTCCTACCTTCTTAACGAGTTCTTTATATTATAGAGAACACTTACTCTCTTACCTTGACTACCCCTCAAAGTTATAGGTGAATTGAACATTAACAGTACGTCCTGGTTTAAACGTTGCAATATTGGTTCCTAAGAATGGTTGGTAACTGCCTAAGGTAATTTCATCATTTAAGTTTTTACCCAGTACGTTAACAGACCAAATGTTATCTACTGATTTTATACCAATTCTTGCATTTACTTTTTCAAACGATTCTTGCAAGCCAACTTCATCGAGTGATGATTCAGTATAAAATTCATCGCTAAACTGCACTGATGCGCCAGCTGTCAGAACTAAGCTGTCCGTAATTGGTGCTTCAATATCAGCATAAACCTTACCTGAATACTCTGGAGAAAAAGGCATAGGTTGGTCAGATTTATCCGATGAATTACATTCGCCGCCGGCATAAATTGCATCAAGCGTTTCACGTTGATTACAACTACCGTTTTTATAATCTGTGTATTCTGCATCAAGGTAAGCTAATGAACCGCCTAGCATTAACCAATCATTAAGCATCCAGCGAGCTTCTACTTCAATACCTTGCGATAAAGACTCACCAGCATTAGTTATTGTTGATGCCGCAGTTATTGGATCAAAGGTATTCACTTGTAAGTCATCATACTCCGTTCTAAATAGTGCAATATTCAAATCTGCGTCTCCTTCAAGTAATGACATCTTAGTACCGAACTCAAAGCCCAACGCTTGCTCATCATCATACTCAAACTGTTCAGGTGTAATATTTACAGAAGCTGCAAAGCCACCAGATTTTGCACTTGTACCAGCTTTGGCATACATCATGACGTCATCATTAAAATCAAACTGATACATAACTTCTGGCATGAAATTTTCTGATGTTCTATCATCTTTTACAGGATTAGTTGCGGTGAATGCAACGCCTCCTCCAAGTGGCATATCAGTCCACACCATTTCACCATTACCGCTGTCGAAACCAAACTGATTATTTACAGTGCGATTATGTTCTTTATCTTCGGTGATGTAGCGAGCACCAAAAATTAAACGAGAGCTGTCGGTAATGTTCCATGTAGCATTTGCAAATACAGAGAAAGCATCTGTTTCTTGTTCAAAGGACGCTTCTACCCAGTCATATCCAGGAGGAATAATTGTAGGGTCGCCTAAGTATATTGCGCTTAGTACAGGATAGACTTCGGTTAAATTAACGATGTTAGAATTTTGGTTTTCTAAATCTGATGATTGAAAATATGCGCCAACAATATAACTAAAGTTGTCATTTACTGGAGATGCTAAGCGTAGCTCGAACGAGTTTTGTTCATAAGCTTCATGTAAAATATTATCAATACCACCAGTATTTGGTGTCGGCGCCATACCTAGCAAAGCAGGAATGATGTTAAATGAATTACTATCAAGATCTAACGCATGAATAAAATCAAAATCTGAGTAACCAATATTTGCGGTTAAGGTGTAATCGTTAATATCGTAAGCAATTTCTACCGCTACATTTCTTGACTCTTGCTCTAAACCAGCAGATGAACGTGTATCAGACAATGTCGAAGTATTGCCAGTAGCACTTGGGTCAAAAAGATCTAACATTGACGCATCATAATTTTCATCAAAATTAAATTCGCCACGACCTATTACATAACCTAAATCGTCTTTAATCGTGGTGAAGGTATTTTGTAAGTTACCATCAACCTCATATTGGGCATTTTCTATTTTAGCCGTGACGGTTAAATCTTCGCTTGCATTCCAAACCCCAGTAAGGCGAATCAATGTTTCATCTTTTTCACCAATAGTTGAACCGTCATAGGTATTTTGACCAAAGCCATCTGATGTTTTTTGTTGTACAGCTAAACGTAAACCTAATGTATCGGTCACGCCACCACCGGCAGCAACGCTCACAACAGTTTCTTCATACTCGGCTTCATGATCAACAGAAACACTCGCATTAAAGTCATCGTCTGCAGTATTTTTCTTAGATACAACACTAATTGCACCAGCAGTTGAGTTCAAACCAAACAACACAGCTTGAGTACCGCGAAGTACCTCGACACGCTCTGTATCTAGAAATGGCGCACGATATTGACGTGAACGAGGCATATAAATACCATCGATAAACATACTTACCGATTGCTCTAATGAACGGTCAGTACCTGCTCCCATACCACGAATTGACACTTGCGTAGTGCCTAAGGTTTCAGAGATCATTAAATTTGGAATAGAGCCAGAAAGTTCGCCTAAATCTTCAATAGATTCGGCTTGTAATTGGTCTCCAGAAATAGCCTGGATAGACATTGGAATATCATTTATCGATTGTGTACGTTTTGTTGAAGTAACGGTAATATGTTCTAACTTACCCTCATCAATTTGTGCAGTTGTTTCAGCTGCATTAGCCGAATAACTTAAAGCGACAGTGAATGACACAGCCCCTAAACAACGTGTTATTGTATTTAACTTAAGTTTCATTTCTCACCCTTGTGTATGGTTTAGTTATTATTATTTTTGTTTTTAATTGGACGATCTAAAACTAAATCATTAATACACAATTCATAGTAGCATATTTAGCAGATACAACATTTTTAACTGCCACAATTGCAAAGTCATGAGCCAAACTCACCAAGTAAACACACAAAAAACAAAGAGACAAACCAAAGCCAACAAAAACAATCAATACTTAATGAGTCGAACTTATTAAAGTATAAGTAACTAAAGATGGTTATCAATTAAATTGCTATTGCTTTAGCTTTTTATATTTATTTTCTTCCTAATTTGTTAGGATTTAAATAATAAAAAACATCCTTTATATATTTTGAATAGATAACTATTTACCAATGCTAAATAAAAACTTCACTACATATCATGGCAATATTATTTCTCTATTTGAGATATTGAAATCCTATAATGTTGATGTTGAAGAACTTGCAAATGAATTGAATATAGATATTTCAAAGCTACGCAGTAAAAATATCCGCATGCAAGCGGAGCAATTTGATCAGCTTATTTCCTTAGCACTAGAAAAAACTGACGATGCAATGTTTCCTATTAACTTTGCTAATTATGTACACCCTACTACCTATCACGCATTGGGTATGTCGCTATTAAGTAGCAGTACTTTGCGATCGTTTTGGCTCCGTCTTACACGATTCTTTTCGCTAATGACCACAATTAAAACTGTTGAACTGCACCTTGATGCTAAGCCGTCATTCATAAAGTTTAAACCTTTAGTTGTTCATCCTTCGACAACATTACATTTTCACTCAGCCGTTACGGTTGCAGTGTTAATCAAAATGATCAGACAAATGTATCAGCCTAACTATTCACCAGTTAAAATTTCTTTAGTTGGTTCAGTTGCACCTGAGACTCTGGCACTTTATGAAAATCACTTTGGGTGTGAAGTAACTGCCGATGCACAAAGCACAATGATTTTTGTAGATAATGAAGAATTGGACTTTAATTTACCTGCTGCAAATACAGATCTTACCCGCCAGTTAGATTTACTGGTGGTAAAGTATTTAGAAACCATTGAAAAAAACAGTTTAGCCACTAAAGTCGAAGAACTGCTGATCGCCTTATTACCTTCGGGGGAGTTTGATCGTGAAAAAATAGCCCAAGAACTGCACATGAGTCCGAGAACATTTCACGATAAGTTAAAAAAAGAACAGACCTCTTACCAACAAATTTTAGATGAGACTCGCCAGCAACTGGCCGATAAATACCTAAAAGAAATGGATATTCCTTTTAGTGAATTAACTTATTTACTTGGGTTTGCAGATTCCAGCAGTTTCTCTAGAGCGTTTAAGCGCTGGCATGGTGTTCCACCTAGTCAGTATGAGGTTTAAAGAAGTAATAACACTTACCTACCATCACTTGCTGACTACACTACCATTTGCTGAACTCGTTTCAGCATCTCAATGGTCCACTATAGATCCTGAAATAAATTCAGGAAAAAGGAGTTAGCTCCTAAACAAAGGGTTGTGAATTAATACCGTAATGAGGCTGAAGATTTGAAGTGGGCCAACTTTATAAACATCCCTGTTTAGTTGGCATTCCTTCATCCCTGAAGTAAAAAAAGCCCCCAAATCCAATAAGGGGGCCCTTCAATTACATAAGTATTTCCAAATCGAAACAGCGAACACTATTTGACATGAAAGCCTGGTTCCCACCAGTTATTGAGAATACTACTGGAAAGTCTGACTTATGTAATTAGCAAAAATGGCATTAATTAAATCAAATATTGCAATTTTTACAAAGTTTGTAAAAAACTACACTGTTAAATACTACTTACTTAACCGTTCCTTTTACAAACATATCGGACACTTCAGCTGCAGATAAACCTAACTCAACTAAAATCTCTTTACTGTTAGCTCCACGACCAACAATATCGCCTTTATCATTGGTAGGGGTATCTGAAAACCTAGGTGCAGCAGAGGCTTGTAACATGCCATCTTTTTCAAAATAGTAACCACGAGCTTCATTATGCGCATGCTTTGCTGCATCTTCAGGCGATAATACTGGTGCATAACAGGCATCTAAACCATCAAACACTTGATTCCAATGCTCTTGGGTATTGCCGGCAATAATTGCTGCTAGCTTTTCTTTTTGCATTGGCCAAAGTTTTGGTTTGTACTGCTCTTTAAAGTCTTCATCATCTTGCAATCCAAGTGCTTCAAGCATGATTTTATAAAACTTAACTTCAAGTGGGCCAAAGGTAATCGCTTTATCATCACTGGTTTTATAACTGTCAAACCAATGCGGGCCATCAAGTAGACTTTGACCTCGTGTATAAGAAGCAGACTTTGTTGCTACCATAGTTAAAATAAGGTTCATCATATTAGCAGAGCCATCGACAATGTTGGCATCAACCACTTGCCCCACTCCGGTATTTTTAGCATTTAATACACCAGCTAATAAGCCAATCACTAAATATGTGGCGCCGCCACCGATGTCACCTGCTAATGTAGGAGGAGCAACCGGAGCGTCACCTGGACGCCCTGCATACCAAAGCGCACCAGACAAACCAATATAGTTAAGATCATGACCTGCAGCTTGGCTCATAGGGCCTGTTTGTCCCCAACCTGTCATGCGACCATAAATTAGTGCTGGGTTGGCTTTTAAAC comes from the Thalassotalea nanhaiensis genome and includes:
- a CDS encoding helix-turn-helix transcriptional regulator, with translation MLNKNFTTYHGNIISLFEILKSYNVDVEELANELNIDISKLRSKNIRMQAEQFDQLISLALEKTDDAMFPINFANYVHPTTYHALGMSLLSSSTLRSFWLRLTRFFSLMTTIKTVELHLDAKPSFIKFKPLVVHPSTTLHFHSAVTVAVLIKMIRQMYQPNYSPVKISLVGSVAPETLALYENHFGCEVTADAQSTMIFVDNEELDFNLPAANTDLTRQLDLLVVKYLETIEKNSLATKVEELLIALLPSGEFDREKIAQELHMSPRTFHDKLKKEQTSYQQILDETRQQLADKYLKEMDIPFSELTYLLGFADSSSFSRAFKRWHGVPPSQYEV
- a CDS encoding CaiB/BaiF CoA transferase family protein, which encodes MKNNNQKSGPLTGFTFIEIEGIGPGPFAGMMLSDMGAEVIVVERAMGKADASTDFGSTDILKRGKRSIAVDLKSNEGKELVLKLVAKADGLIEGMRPGVMERLGLGPDECLKANPALIYGRMTGWGQTGPMSQAAGHDLNYIGLSGALWYAGRPGDAPVAPPTLAGDIGGGATYLVIGLLAGVLNAKNTGVGQVVDANIVDGSANMMNLILTMVATKSASYTRGQSLLDGPHWFDSYKTSDDKAITFGPLEVKFYKIMLEALGLQDDEDFKEQYKPKLWPMQKEKLAAIIAGNTQEHWNQVFDGLDACYAPVLSPEDAAKHAHNEARGYYFEKDGMLQASAAPRFSDTPTNDKGDIVGRGANSKEILVELGLSAAEVSDMFVKGTVK
- a CDS encoding FAD-dependent oxidoreductase, whose protein sequence is MHIVVIGAGVQGITTAYYLNKFGAEVSVIDAASGAAMECSFGNGGGITPSAVDPWNAPGIAKVMLKYLGRKDSPLLFRLKAIPDLTVWGLQFLKYANMIDYLNANRQTGKLANYSVELLEQIRQDTKIDYRHSSNGTLKIFRDQRSLDEHLHLSEIFKEMGNADFKMLDAQATINVEPSLNPIKDKLSGSLLFSGDEAGNSHIFCQQMTNVLKQRGVRFLFNSPVSSITKQATLFNVEMNKNRQSMQADKVVVATGAKASSLFAPLGIKVPVKPAKGYSLSIPMNGWDNKPKHLIADMNLHAGINPLGNTLRVAGTAEFAGFDPEISQDRIDNLIGLVESVFPDFAQNMDRDQLNPWAGFRPMSCDGIAILGKTKVDGLFINTGQGAQGWTTSAACGRLLADTIFKKSTRFDISPFSICRF
- a CDS encoding TonB-dependent receptor; translated protein: MKLKLNTITRCLGAVSFTVALSYSANAAETTAQIDEGKLEHITVTSTKRTQSINDIPMSIQAISGDQLQAESIEDLGELSGSIPNLMISETLGTTQVSIRGMGAGTDRSLEQSVSMFIDGIYMPRSRQYRAPFLDTERVEVLRGTQAVLFGLNSTAGAISVVSKKNTADDDFNASVSVDHEAEYEETVVSVAAGGGVTDTLGLRLAVQQKTSDGFGQNTYDGSTIGEKDETLIRLTGVWNASEDLTVTAKIENAQYEVDGNLQNTFTTIKDDLGYVIGRGEFNFDENYDASMLDLFDPSATGNTSTLSDTRSSAGLEQESRNVAVEIAYDINDYTLTANIGYSDFDFIHALDLDSNSFNIIPALLGMAPTPNTGGIDNILHEAYEQNSFELRLASPVNDNFSYIVGAYFQSSDLENQNSNIVNLTEVYPVLSAIYLGDPTIIPPGYDWVEASFEQETDAFSVFANATWNITDSSRLIFGARYITEDKEHNRTVNNQFGFDSGNGEMVWTDMPLGGGVAFTATNPVKDDRTSENFMPEVMYQFDFNDDVMMYAKAGTSAKSGGFAASVNITPEQFEYDDEQALGFEFGTKMSLLEGDADLNIALFRTEYDDLQVNTFDPITAASTITNAGESLSQGIEVEARWMLNDWLMLGGSLAYLDAEYTDYKNGSCNQRETLDAIYAGGECNSSDKSDQPMPFSPEYSGKVYADIEAPITDSLVLTAGASVQFSDEFYTESSLDEVGLQESFEKVNARIGIKSVDNIWSVNVLGKNLNDEITLGSYQPFLGTNIATFKPGRTVNVQFTYNFEG